In Aquimarina spinulae, a single window of DNA contains:
- a CDS encoding zinc-ribbon domain-containing protein — MLFFYGLNSSILKSKKLNNTKCPYCQTENSFTVTIFGKYFHIFWVPVFPISKTSTAKCSHCKKKYSEREFSSEMKTSLFKENQLNPVKTPIWHAIGCLVPVLLILVFILFIVFTIMFHSNNNVAPKPEDTDPRKILLQRDMNTLIENKASELDSTSLLLKNCATHYLNKGINTDKIKYFTKQNMDKLLVLLEIRDLKKIKVKSRKQLITLVEYCLEDIDLNKVNHYYIGIEGKYNTVLVKTPFYEGLGGRIADQSKLLDFYDSPTLLDSISNKTIDSTTISNELIKRNSNE, encoded by the coding sequence ATGCTTTTTTTTTATGGATTAAATTCCTCTATACTAAAGAGTAAAAAATTAAACAATACTAAATGTCCCTATTGTCAAACAGAAAACTCTTTTACGGTAACTATTTTTGGAAAATACTTCCATATTTTTTGGGTTCCTGTTTTTCCTATATCAAAAACATCTACTGCAAAATGTTCTCATTGTAAAAAGAAATATTCAGAAAGAGAATTTTCTTCAGAAATGAAAACCTCATTATTTAAAGAAAATCAATTAAACCCTGTGAAAACACCTATTTGGCATGCTATAGGTTGCTTGGTGCCAGTTCTGCTAATTTTAGTTTTTATTTTGTTTATTGTGTTTACGATAATGTTTCATTCTAATAATAACGTTGCACCAAAACCCGAAGATACGGATCCTCGAAAAATACTTTTGCAAAGAGATATGAATACACTTATCGAAAATAAAGCATCCGAATTAGACTCTACATCTTTACTTCTTAAAAATTGCGCTACCCATTATTTAAATAAAGGAATCAATACTGATAAAATTAAATACTTTACTAAACAAAATATGGATAAGCTTTTAGTTTTACTAGAAATAAGAGATCTAAAAAAAATAAAAGTAAAGTCAAGAAAACAACTAATTACATTAGTAGAATATTGCCTTGAAGATATTGACCTCAATAAAGTTAATCATTATTACATTGGTATTGAAGGTAAATATAATACAGTTCTTGTAAAAACACCATTTTATGAAGGCCTTGGTGGTCGTATTGCAGATCAATCTAAATTATTAGATTTTTATGATTCTCCTACTCTATTAGATAGCATTAGTAATAAAACTATAGACAGTACTACAATTTCTAATGAATTGATAAAACGAAATAGTAATGAGTAA
- a CDS encoding aldose epimerase, with the protein MPDKTKLYSPDKKTIVTIDKGELISYLIDDIEVMHQKGDLGWGNTEIEMFPTIGSTKENQFSVQTPKGDAKLDQHGILRVMDYLPIVIEKSSACFHKKYIANTQLPNHKFPNKSSQQWLNWPYDFEFIKTFELSNEALKIVFEIKSEKNMPLMLGFHPAFKIYNENIILKTADQHISLDTILKAGASAFLLEDCKEIAVTNNGSLAVNVKTNGFRHIMLWSEVTNMVCIEPITFYPASVPVHKLHTGFDYSSGYEKYEVIISASAS; encoded by the coding sequence ATGCCAGATAAGACAAAATTGTATAGTCCTGATAAAAAAACTATAGTTACTATTGATAAAGGTGAATTAATAAGTTACTTGATAGATGATATAGAAGTAATGCATCAAAAAGGAGATTTAGGATGGGGAAATACAGAAATCGAAATGTTTCCTACGATTGGCTCGACTAAAGAGAATCAATTTTCGGTACAAACTCCAAAAGGAGATGCAAAACTAGATCAGCACGGGATTTTAAGAGTTATGGATTATCTTCCTATAGTAATTGAGAAAAGTAGTGCTTGTTTTCATAAAAAATACATAGCGAATACCCAGTTGCCTAATCATAAATTTCCTAATAAATCTTCGCAACAATGGCTTAATTGGCCATATGATTTTGAGTTTATTAAAACTTTTGAATTATCGAATGAAGCTTTAAAAATTGTCTTTGAGATAAAATCAGAAAAAAATATGCCATTGATGTTAGGGTTTCATCCTGCATTTAAAATTTATAATGAGAATATCATATTGAAAACTGCAGATCAACATATTTCTTTAGATACTATTTTAAAAGCAGGAGCATCTGCTTTTTTATTAGAAGATTGTAAAGAAATAGCTGTCACCAATAATGGTAGTCTTGCTGTTAATGTAAAAACAAATGGTTTTAGACATATCATGCTATGGAGTGAAGTAACAAATATGGTTTGTATAGAACCTATTACTTTTTATCCTGCGAGCGTTCCTGTACATAAACTACATACAGGGTTTGATTATAGTTCGGGGTATGAAAAATATGAAGTTATCATTTCAGCATCGGCCTCTTGA
- a CDS encoding DUF2059 domain-containing protein translates to MIQKILLLLFTFFAFQVNAQNINKKIEKFLKLNGTIGQMEKTITKIIEQEVQYYYEVFGNNEELVKKKITEKLLTKFKSIIIPIYSKTYTESDIDNYITFYSSEAGKAITEKTLMISEQLDAAKMQMVRNLEFHITKEIKNLKKEKFEEKKNEVIKDFSNFKSYELTDLIPFRIEDYWGYIDRKTNNIVIPAKYGNLEFFHPNMTGHYKGEVGFDINRHGDISFFEHQEIVDIPFEKICRAKIISSHNKGYKGFKVDEEGSLSEYSDIYKEVKPFKKGDKYYAIAILKTNGQYGIITTSGKRVKGFDFTQKKILLNKDANDEKNVWFFVQNDYDLWSLKNFNGKIKFKDEILSSPSPITTFGLSIMRKDEVFAIFDCYKMEWVVKPQIEIIENITYTSKAELNKFKYGYSHSDREYATIYYSIEENDLTYFVDLKGNKYKPVE, encoded by the coding sequence ATGATACAGAAAATATTACTATTATTATTTACATTTTTCGCATTTCAAGTTAATGCTCAAAATATTAATAAAAAAATAGAAAAGTTTTTGAAATTAAACGGAACTATTGGCCAAATGGAAAAAACAATAACTAAAATAATTGAACAAGAAGTGCAATATTATTATGAAGTTTTTGGCAATAATGAAGAATTGGTTAAAAAAAAAATTACGGAAAAACTTCTCACTAAATTTAAGTCAATCATTATACCAATATATTCTAAAACCTATACAGAATCTGATATAGACAACTATATAACTTTTTACAGTTCTGAAGCCGGGAAGGCAATTACAGAAAAAACATTAATGATATCGGAACAACTGGATGCTGCCAAAATGCAAATGGTAAGAAATTTAGAGTTTCATATTACCAAGGAAATAAAAAATTTGAAAAAAGAAAAGTTTGAAGAAAAGAAGAATGAAGTCATAAAGGATTTTTCTAATTTTAAATCTTATGAATTAACAGATTTAATTCCTTTTAGAATTGAAGATTATTGGGGATATATTGATCGTAAAACCAATAATATTGTAATACCTGCTAAATATGGAAATTTAGAGTTTTTTCATCCCAACATGACAGGACATTACAAAGGAGAAGTAGGTTTTGATATAAATAGACATGGAGATATTAGCTTTTTTGAACATCAAGAAATTGTTGACATTCCTTTCGAAAAGATATGTCGTGCAAAAATTATTTCTTCACACAACAAAGGCTATAAAGGGTTTAAAGTTGATGAAGAAGGTTCCTTATCCGAATATTCAGATATATATAAAGAAGTAAAACCTTTTAAAAAAGGTGACAAATACTATGCAATTGCAATACTTAAAACAAACGGACAATATGGAATCATAACAACCTCAGGTAAAAGGGTTAAAGGGTTTGATTTTACTCAAAAAAAAATACTGCTTAATAAAGATGCAAATGACGAAAAAAATGTTTGGTTTTTTGTTCAGAACGATTATGACCTATGGAGTTTAAAAAATTTTAATGGCAAAATAAAATTTAAAGATGAAATTCTTTCAAGTCCAAGTCCTATTACTACTTTTGGATTATCGATAATGAGAAAAGACGAAGTATTTGCAATATTTGATTGTTATAAAATGGAATGGGTAGTAAAACCTCAAATAGAAATAATAGAAAATATTACCTATACCAGTAAAGCGGAGTTAAACAAGTTTAAATATGGATATTCTCATTCAGATAGAGAATATGCCACTATTTATTATTCGATAGAAGAAAATGATCTAACATATTTTGTTGATTTAAAAGGTAATAAATATAAGCCAGTAGAATAA
- a CDS encoding helix-turn-helix domain-containing protein, with protein MYQHGLSIEEIALQRRLAQSTIFSHIMKLYEDGEDINLNQFISKEDISSVKQAKKELNAPDTLKAYFDHFEQVLDYNTIKIALTVIDTLDT; from the coding sequence TTGTACCAGCATGGACTTTCTATAGAAGAAATAGCGCTACAACGTCGACTGGCACAATCTACCATCTTCTCGCATATTATGAAGTTATATGAAGACGGTGAAGATATAAACCTAAACCAATTCATAAGTAAAGAAGATATTTCTTCTGTAAAGCAAGCAAAAAAAGAGCTAAATGCCCCAGATACATTAAAAGCTTATTTTGATCATTTTGAACAAGTACTTGATTATAATACTATTAAAATAGCATTAACAGTTATAGATACCTTAGATACATAA
- a CDS encoding RQC domain-containing protein gives MIDILRGAQNAAVYDKEYQNVKIYGIGSDMAWRDWQQYIIQLINQGYLEIAFHQNNKLKLTSLSQKVLFEGEKVSFAHLQEFEKAKQAAAVKQVDQGVAPNLFEKLRQLRLELAPAYQIFSDATLKEMEKFHQMSDEEFMQINGVDDKKCKTTDINLLKLLLTFLQKKQKRKYVFRNFSLVPAWTFYRRNSATTSTGTIYHLLAYYEVI, from the coding sequence GTGATTGATATATTACGAGGGGCACAAAATGCTGCTGTATATGATAAAGAATATCAAAACGTAAAAATATATGGTATTGGTAGTGATATGGCATGGAGAGATTGGCAACAATACATTATACAATTAATAAATCAAGGATATTTGGAGATTGCTTTTCATCAAAACAACAAACTAAAACTTACTTCGCTTTCTCAAAAAGTATTATTTGAAGGAGAAAAAGTGAGTTTTGCTCATTTACAGGAGTTTGAAAAAGCAAAACAAGCTGCTGCTGTAAAGCAAGTGGATCAAGGAGTAGCGCCTAATCTATTTGAGAAATTACGTCAACTGCGATTAGAATTAGCACCTGCTTATCAGATTTTTAGTGATGCAACCCTAAAAGAAATGGAGAAGTTTCATCAAATGAGTGATGAAGAATTCATGCAAATTAATGGGGTGGACGACAAAAAATGCAAAACTACGGATATCAATTTATTAAAGCTATTATTGACTTTTCTGCAGAAAAAACAAAAAAGGAAATACGTATTTAGAAACTTTAGCCTTGTACCAGCATGGACTTTCTATAGAAGAAATAGCGCTACAACGTCGACTGGCACAATCTACCATCTTCTCGCATATTATGAAGTTATATGA